The proteins below are encoded in one region of Candidatus Omnitrophota bacterium:
- a CDS encoding ferredoxin, producing MSKVSVDVSTCVGCGLCEQSCPEVFEVGGDGIAHVKAQSCALHNLQEVSEQCPVNSIKIS from the coding sequence ATGAGTAAGGTAAGTGTAGATGTTTCCACATGCGTGGGGTGCGGTTTATGCGAACAGTCTTGCCCGGAAGTATTCGAGGTGGGAGGCGATGGTATCGCCCACGTGAAAGCCCAAAGTTGCGCTTTACATAATCTGCAGGAAGTATCCGAGCAGTGCCCGGTTAATTCCATTAAGATAAGTTAA
- a CDS encoding ferritin-like domain-containing protein, whose amino-acid sequence MGKQARAIVELSLKELVKDLNKAYADEWLAFYLYTYMALMVSGKAYEDIQEFLNKIAKDELEHAQEVADMIIKLGGIPIANPMELEKNANSPYMMPPKNSSDINRIIRIVLEAEAGAIDVYNKIAKKTLGKDNVTYQLVTHILSEEVDHEETFENLLER is encoded by the coding sequence ATGGGTAAACAAGCAAGGGCAATAGTGGAATTGAGTTTAAAGGAACTGGTCAAGGACCTGAACAAGGCATATGCGGATGAGTGGTTAGCATTCTATCTTTATACGTATATGGCACTAATGGTTTCAGGCAAGGCCTACGAAGATATACAGGAGTTTTTGAACAAGATCGCTAAAGATGAATTAGAACATGCGCAGGAAGTCGCGGATATGATTATTAAGTTAGGTGGCATACCCATTGCCAATCCTATGGAACTGGAAAAGAACGCCAACAGTCCCTATATGATGCCGCCAAAGAACAGTTCCGATATCAACAGGATTATACGCATAGTCTTAGAAGCTGAAGCAGGCGCGATCGATGTCTACAATAAAATCGCCAAGAAGACTTTAGGCAAAGACAACGTTACTTATCAGTTAGTCACGCATATATTATCCGAAGAAGTAGACCACGAAGAGACGTTTGAAAATCTATTAGAGAGATAA
- a CDS encoding type II secretion system F family protein: protein MVIPFTRQLYTLIKTGIPLLKALQIISTQLQPGRFKKTVEGVIQNIQEGKSFSEALGSAPRVFSSLYINMIKAAEVSGNLTEILKELSQHLVESRKINRQVQAAFMYPILVLIIATVILVGLLMFVLPVFMRIFEDMGGSLPPTTLFLINLSKFLQHWGWIFPVLFAILSVIVFLMSRRPAGKQIINNFLWRVPLFGKLTKIMEIGRFCRTLGTLLSSGVTLTKAMEVLYETTSAVLLQNALEDIRYQVEQGKSLSGAMEETGLFPLTLVRMIQVGEESGKIADLFLEIAHDYEEEVSFAVTGLLSLLEPVLIVVMGAIVGFIVVSLFFPIFTLSGMVK, encoded by the coding sequence ATGGTCATACCCTTTACACGCCAGCTATATACCCTTATAAAGACAGGTATCCCGCTTTTAAAGGCCCTGCAGATTATCTCTACGCAGCTACAGCCGGGCAGGTTCAAAAAGACTGTGGAAGGGGTAATACAGAATATCCAGGAAGGCAAGAGTTTTTCCGAGGCCTTAGGCAGCGCACCCAGGGTATTTTCCTCCTTATACATCAACATGATCAAGGCAGCGGAGGTAAGCGGCAACCTGACTGAAATACTTAAAGAACTATCCCAGCACCTCGTCGAGAGCCGTAAGATTAACCGCCAGGTCCAGGCTGCCTTTATGTACCCCATCCTTGTTTTAATCATTGCTACCGTTATTCTGGTGGGCCTGCTGATGTTTGTCTTACCGGTCTTTATGCGCATATTTGAAGATATGGGCGGCAGCCTTCCTCCGACCACCCTGTTCCTTATTAACTTAAGCAAATTCCTCCAGCATTGGGGCTGGATTTTTCCGGTTTTATTCGCTATTCTCTCCGTTATAGTTTTTCTGATGTCCCGCCGGCCGGCTGGTAAACAGATTATCAATAATTTTCTCTGGCGTGTGCCTTTATTCGGCAAGCTGACTAAGATTATGGAGATAGGCAGGTTCTGCCGTACCCTGGGCACATTATTATCGTCGGGCGTGACATTGACAAAAGCCATGGAGGTATTGTATGAGACTACCTCCGCAGTCCTGCTGCAGAATGCCTTAGAGGACATCCGTTATCAGGTAGAGCAAGGTAAGAGTCTTTCTGGCGCAATGGAGGAAACAGGATTATTCCCGTTGACCTTGGTCAGGATGATCCAGGTAGGAGAGGAGAGCGGAAAAATCGCCGATTTATTCTTAGAAATAGCGCATGACTATGAAGAAGAGGTATCATTTGCCGTTACCGGCCTATTATCCTTACTTGAGCCGGTTTTGATTGTAGTTATGGGCGCAATCGTAGGTTTTATCGTTGTCTCCTTATTCTTCCCCATCTTTACCTTAAGCGGTATGGTTAAATAA
- a CDS encoding PilN domain-containing protein, whose translation MGKRIVGLDIDENSIVATELFFKEKGKVSLGGYKVFADLKSLSQDPFLKKSAVVMSLPTQAVLFRTFRLAPSLAKGKGQARAKDHTAFLLHQNLPFKLEECFWDTFTLSTELNLIAVKKEVMHRYVTQVEELGLKCLGVAPAFVALYNVLIYNYPEKEKEKWAILNIRSSASDLLIYEDKRLWLYPLSMGSLYLEEDPQAPSRFSLEIQQIFNTHYLQNPSATQKRATSLNLCGRMNNFGDIISPLRDAMGDFEIKALEPLRKIDSSEKPSPENQQPMALSLGVGLTYLKPDPCFTINLIKEKIKAEVILKWRATARKAAISLGGLVLAILLLLDISLFNSFQKKMAVYKNINYLSSSVSPQVRVLKDEKEKLQKMQDYLGKKLGQQELLLKALAEISRGKPKDVEIQEVEAKNKEGRLLVDLSGSASDYEDVNIFLVNLKKNEDIKDAKIFSSTFPSGAAKAITFKLHFEAE comes from the coding sequence ATGGGCAAGAGAATTGTCGGCTTAGACATTGATGAAAATTCTATTGTAGCTACTGAGTTATTTTTTAAAGAGAAGGGTAAGGTCTCTTTAGGCGGCTACAAAGTCTTTGCTGATTTAAAAAGCTTAAGCCAGGATCCTTTCCTGAAAAAATCCGCTGTAGTGATGAGCCTGCCTACACAAGCCGTGCTTTTTCGGACCTTCCGCCTTGCTCCTTCTTTGGCAAAGGGCAAGGGCCAGGCCAGGGCAAAGGACCACACTGCATTTCTCCTGCATCAGAACCTTCCTTTCAAACTGGAGGAGTGTTTCTGGGATACATTTACGTTGAGTACTGAACTTAATCTTATAGCAGTGAAAAAAGAAGTGATGCACAGGTATGTCACGCAGGTTGAAGAATTAGGCCTGAAATGTTTAGGTGTGGCCCCTGCCTTCGTAGCGCTTTATAACGTCCTTATCTATAATTATCCCGAAAAAGAAAAAGAGAAATGGGCAATTTTAAATATTAGAAGCTCCGCCAGCGACTTGCTTATTTACGAAGATAAACGTTTATGGCTTTATCCTTTGTCTATGGGCAGCCTTTATCTTGAGGAAGACCCCCAGGCCCCATCCAGATTCTCCTTAGAGATCCAGCAGATATTCAATACGCATTATTTACAGAACCCTTCCGCTACGCAAAAGAGGGCTACCAGCCTTAATCTTTGCGGACGGATGAATAACTTTGGTGATATCATTTCTCCCCTCAGAGATGCCATGGGGGATTTTGAGATTAAGGCCCTGGAGCCCTTAAGAAAGATCGATTCTTCAGAAAAACCATCACCGGAAAATCAGCAGCCGATGGCTTTAAGCCTGGGCGTGGGGCTTACCTATCTTAAACCGGACCCCTGTTTCACGATAAACCTCATCAAAGAAAAAATAAAAGCAGAGGTCATCCTGAAGTGGCGCGCTACCGCCAGAAAGGCCGCTATATCATTAGGCGGTTTAGTTTTAGCCATACTATTATTACTGGATATAAGCCTCTTTAATAGTTTTCAGAAAAAAATGGCCGTTTATAAAAATATTAATTACTTAAGTTCTTCTGTTTCGCCGCAGGTGCGGGTCTTAAAAGACGAGAAAGAAAAACTACAGAAGATGCAGGATTATCTGGGGAAAAAATTAGGGCAGCAGGAGCTATTATTAAAGGCGCTGGCAGAGATCTCCCGCGGTAAGCCCAAAGACGTAGAGATCCAGGAAGTAGAGGCAAAGAATAAGGAAGGCAGGCTTTTGGTTGACCTTTCGGGCAGTGCCTCTGATTATGAAGATGTGAATATTTTTTTGGTTAACCTTAAGAAAAACGAAGATATAAAGGATGCCAAAATATTTTCTTCTACTTTTCCTTCTGGCGCGGCCAAGGCGATTACTTTTAAATTACATTTTGAAGCAGAATGA
- a CDS encoding type II secretion system protein GspK, whose protein sequence is MKEKGQALILVVTILGMFFMLLTAFFVLSQAERTAALRHLDSLRAQYIAEAGVAYAHKVIALDETANIIDSLEDLSFDNFQGEDADLDGDGKNESKAFNVANREGNAFGLFSVRVSDEAARLNLNSVAAENLSRLFSDLGINSSKASALISRRPFNAKEGAGSILGAKDFAVAKDYLTIYSKDLEIDLSDNRRVYLNSSQPRIILEAFLNAGIKDAYQKAANLKDASDIDFAQTLLDRFSQAFVPSGLSEAGSWRKKDGYYEANGDSDNPGKFIWSNLPVGDGKYFCFFYGTRSADMVAAEPLTMSGEGLNEMVEVEGGSLELSLKPIKNQICKFSHIELVSPDSKQGLSRRVVTGTEALVINELMIQPAKEVLASNPGSIGIGQIQKWVLSGIEPGYYYVAVQAQVKGGLVGDVYILGGIGDSLRDGDYFPDTVEVGGNGTITIEIRNNSLEGASFKGIRILQEPDGEFIEVLNLSPRVISLDDFSVEAYTLGGELVPGWPARIPKNTDIEPYQHLVLAVDNNDVAPTPKNLRSNKISFQGIYKVNAVGLLFDETAKNIDKGSDLLPDAGGRVILKDSRGERIDAIEYQSTQLKAFTSLERPDPSAKSDTDGNGFFDGWYLSESQTLSTPGAANENSGMYTRDEKTGKLIKNNISQVKVLNQPFSGLAEAEELSSGENWKKFSVEDIARMADHFSYEAIPLDMYSYEKPGGSDTVGTWEFSAVPKGSYSLSVLTDDADLEGKEIRVAVKTVATEEFNDPESLLFISGSAFYGEIEIPGDPGILQIQITAGSEKIKSGLKQIRLEPVFSVAGRVNINTAKKEVLRSILTSEALTDVILSNRPLGIKDSRKLGVGDLFLLNPGFIPFCNYFTVKSDVYEISSRGDFSPQGKTLAYQTIRTVIERGD, encoded by the coding sequence ATGAAAGAAAAGGGTCAGGCGCTGATTTTGGTAGTGACTATCCTGGGTATGTTTTTCATGCTCCTTACGGCTTTCTTCGTCCTTTCGCAGGCTGAGAGGACCGCCGCCTTACGCCACCTTGACAGTTTAAGGGCCCAATATATTGCCGAGGCAGGGGTTGCCTACGCCCATAAAGTTATAGCATTAGACGAAACCGCTAATATCATTGATTCCCTTGAAGATTTGAGTTTCGATAATTTTCAGGGTGAGGATGCGGATTTAGACGGCGATGGTAAGAATGAAAGTAAGGCCTTTAACGTAGCAAACAGGGAGGGTAATGCCTTCGGGCTTTTTAGCGTCAGGGTTTCTGACGAGGCTGCGCGCCTTAACCTTAATAGCGTTGCCGCAGAGAATTTAAGCCGGCTTTTTTCCGACTTAGGCATAAATTCTTCTAAAGCAAGCGCCCTTATATCCCGAAGGCCTTTTAATGCCAAAGAAGGGGCAGGTTCAATCCTGGGGGCAAAGGATTTTGCCGTAGCAAAAGATTATCTAACTATCTATTCCAAGGACCTGGAGATAGACTTGAGTGATAATAGGAGGGTGTATTTGAATAGTTCCCAGCCGCGCATTATTCTAGAGGCATTTTTAAACGCCGGTATAAAGGATGCTTATCAGAAGGCGGCAAACCTAAAAGATGCCTCTGATATTGATTTTGCCCAGACCCTTCTGGATAGATTCAGCCAGGCCTTCGTCCCTTCCGGGCTTTCGGAAGCCGGCAGTTGGCGTAAGAAGGATGGTTACTACGAAGCGAACGGTGATAGTGACAACCCGGGTAAATTTATCTGGTCTAACCTGCCTGTTGGAGATGGGAAGTATTTCTGTTTTTTTTATGGCACCCGGAGCGCGGATATGGTGGCGGCAGAGCCCCTGACGATGTCAGGAGAAGGATTAAATGAAATGGTCGAGGTAGAGGGAGGCAGCCTTGAGCTTTCCCTGAAGCCCATAAAAAACCAAATCTGTAAATTTTCCCATATTGAGTTAGTCAGTCCGGATTCTAAACAGGGGTTGAGTAGGAGGGTGGTTACGGGCACTGAAGCTTTAGTGATCAATGAGTTGATGATTCAGCCTGCGAAGGAAGTATTGGCCAGTAATCCGGGTTCTATCGGAATTGGGCAGATCCAGAAATGGGTTTTAAGCGGCATTGAGCCAGGGTATTATTATGTGGCCGTCCAGGCACAGGTAAAGGGCGGCTTGGTAGGCGATGTCTATATCTTAGGGGGAATAGGCGATAGCTTGCGCGATGGCGATTATTTTCCTGACACCGTAGAAGTAGGAGGTAACGGCACGATTACTATCGAAATCAGGAATAACTCGCTGGAAGGAGCCAGCTTCAAAGGAATAAGAATCCTGCAGGAACCGGACGGAGAATTTATTGAGGTGCTGAATCTTTCGCCCCGGGTAATTAGTTTGGATGATTTTTCAGTGGAGGCCTACACGCTAGGAGGCGAATTAGTCCCGGGTTGGCCGGCCCGTATACCTAAAAATACGGATATTGAGCCTTATCAACACTTAGTTTTAGCGGTGGATAATAATGATGTTGCGCCCACCCCTAAGAATTTGCGGTCAAACAAAATTTCTTTCCAGGGCATCTATAAAGTTAATGCCGTGGGGCTTCTTTTTGATGAAACCGCTAAAAACATAGATAAGGGATCAGACCTCCTGCCTGATGCGGGAGGCAGGGTTATTTTGAAAGACAGCCGCGGTGAAAGGATAGATGCAATAGAATACCAGAGTACGCAGCTTAAGGCATTTACAAGTTTAGAACGGCCTGACCCCAGCGCCAAGAGCGATACGGATGGCAACGGATTTTTTGACGGCTGGTATCTTAGTGAAAGCCAAACCTTATCCACGCCCGGCGCGGCTAATGAAAATTCCGGGATGTATACGCGCGATGAAAAAACCGGCAAGCTGATCAAAAATAATATTAGCCAGGTTAAAGTGCTCAATCAGCCTTTTTCCGGATTGGCCGAGGCAGAGGAATTGTCTTCCGGAGAAAACTGGAAAAAATTTTCCGTTGAGGATATTGCCCGTATGGCCGACCACTTTAGTTATGAAGCTATTCCCTTGGATATGTACAGCTATGAAAAACCGGGGGGCTCAGATACCGTTGGGACATGGGAATTTTCGGCAGTCCCCAAAGGCAGTTACTCATTAAGCGTATTGACCGATGATGCGGATTTAGAGGGTAAGGAAATCCGGGTAGCAGTAAAGACTGTTGCTACGGAAGAATTCAATGACCCTGAATCGCTCTTGTTTATTTCAGGAAGCGCTTTTTACGGCGAAATAGAAATTCCGGGGGATCCCGGGATTTTGCAAATACAAATTACAGCCGGTTCTGAAAAAATAAAATCCGGTTTAAAACAAATACGGCTTGAGCCTGTTTTCTCTGTGGCAGGCCGGGTGAATATCAATACGGCGAAGAAAGAGGTTTTACGCAGCATACTTACTTCCGAGGCTCTCACGGATGTTATTTTGAGCAACCGGCCACTGGGTATTAAAGATAGCCGTAAATTGGGAGTGGGGGATTTATTTCTTTTAAACCCCGGCTTTATCCCTTTCTGCAATTACTTCACGGTTAAATCTGATGTCTACGAAATATCCTCCCGCGGGGATTTTTCTCCGCAAGGTAAAACCCTTGCCTACCAGACTATCCGCACTGTTATAGAGCGGGGAGATTAA
- a CDS encoding MerR family transcriptional regulator, translating to MQRMYHGTQEVAAILGISKQTLMRYEKKKIFPKPRRNPINKRREYSLDDINKFKKILGRL from the coding sequence ATGCAAAGGATGTATCATGGCACGCAGGAGGTAGCGGCGATACTGGGGATCTCCAAGCAGACTCTCATGCGTTATGAGAAGAAAAAGATTTTTCCCAAGCCCAGGAGGAACCCGATCAATAAACGCAGGGAATATTCGTTGGATGATATCAATAAGTTTAAGAAAATCTTAGGGAGATTGTGA
- the porA gene encoding pyruvate ferredoxin oxidoreductase, whose translation MKEFLEGSRAVAEIVRLCKPGVISAYPITPQTHIVEELAQMVADGELNSQFVNVESEHSAASVVLGAVATGVRAFTATSSQGLLYMAEVLFNISGMRLPLVMTCANRAISAPINIWNDQQDSVSLRDSGWIQLYAENNQEVIDFHLLGYRLSEDKSIMLPVMVCMDGFILTHGMEAVDMPQQDQVDKFLPPYKPLYKLDTAEPLTMGPLADPDCYLEARFAIQETFKDVLKKIPEICAEFKSQFGRDYKDGLVEEYYIKDAEKVIVAMGSVCGTIKEAVDAQRAKGKKVGLLKIISYRPFPYSRVYDMLKDVPKVAVLDKAVSLGAYAPLAVEIKAAFFGKKKTPKIISSFVAGLGGRDITLESIRDIFAKLNQKEVNLEFIDLKPELLKEAYGE comes from the coding sequence ATGAAAGAGTTTTTGGAAGGTTCTCGCGCGGTTGCCGAAATCGTCAGGCTTTGTAAGCCGGGAGTTATTTCCGCTTATCCTATTACTCCCCAGACGCACATAGTAGAAGAGCTGGCCCAGATGGTAGCCGACGGAGAACTGAACTCCCAGTTTGTTAACGTAGAAAGCGAACATTCGGCAGCGTCGGTAGTCTTAGGCGCTGTTGCTACAGGCGTGCGCGCTTTTACTGCCACCAGCTCACAGGGCTTACTTTATATGGCAGAGGTGCTTTTTAATATTTCAGGGATGCGCCTGCCTTTAGTTATGACTTGCGCCAACCGGGCGATATCCGCGCCGATTAATATCTGGAATGACCAGCAGGACTCTGTATCCTTGCGGGATTCGGGCTGGATACAATTATACGCGGAGAATAACCAGGAGGTAATTGACTTTCATCTCTTAGGTTACCGCTTAAGCGAGGATAAATCCATTATGCTTCCGGTAATGGTTTGTATGGACGGCTTTATATTGACGCACGGGATGGAAGCGGTGGATATGCCCCAGCAGGATCAGGTGGATAAATTTCTGCCTCCCTATAAACCTTTGTATAAGTTAGATACTGCCGAGCCGCTAACTATGGGCCCACTGGCAGACCCGGATTGCTATCTGGAGGCGCGTTTTGCCATTCAGGAGACCTTTAAGGATGTCTTGAAAAAGATCCCCGAGATTTGCGCGGAATTCAAGAGCCAGTTCGGCCGGGATTATAAAGACGGGCTGGTTGAGGAGTATTATATTAAGGACGCGGAAAAAGTCATTGTGGCTATGGGTTCGGTATGCGGGACGATTAAGGAAGCCGTGGATGCGCAAAGGGCAAAGGGTAAAAAAGTCGGCCTCTTAAAAATTATTTCTTACCGGCCATTTCCTTATAGCCGCGTGTACGATATGTTAAAAGACGTGCCTAAGGTTGCTGTTTTGGATAAGGCGGTCTCTTTGGGCGCTTATGCGCCTTTGGCTGTGGAGATAAAAGCGGCATTCTTCGGCAAGAAAAAAACGCCTAAAATAATCAGCAGTTTTGTAGCGGGTTTAGGCGGCAGGGATATCACGCTTGAGTCAATAAGAGATATATTCGCTAAATTAAACCAGAAAGAAGTTAATCTGGAGTTCATTGATTTAAAACCCGAATTGCTTAAAGAGGCATATGGAGAATAA
- a CDS encoding 4Fe-4S binding protein, with protein sequence MFGPLIVKPAKSKGDKTGSWRVKARPKFLQKNCIACKMCALICPENCIQGKEKNTYIPDYNYCKGCGLCVQICPKADIEMVEEVTEGEKK encoded by the coding sequence ATGTTCGGACCATTAATAGTAAAACCCGCTAAGTCTAAAGGCGATAAGACCGGCTCCTGGAGAGTTAAGGCCAGGCCAAAATTCCTGCAGAAAAATTGTATTGCCTGTAAGATGTGCGCCTTAATTTGCCCGGAAAATTGCATACAGGGTAAAGAAAAAAACACATATATACCTGATTATAATTATTGCAAAGGCTGCGGACTCTGCGTTCAGATATGCCCCAAAGCCGATATCGAGATGGTAGAAGAGGTTACTGAAGGAGAAAAGAAGTGA
- a CDS encoding peptidylprolyl isomerase has product MLKKLRHKKTAKKIWIVLILLIVPAFVFWGFGSFMRNKQEATYVGIIYGKKITPLQYKDALDAVKNQAIIQFGDNLSEIEKNLNLESQAWERLILLAEAKKRKINASDKEVVELIQGYPFFLDKNGRFNNQVYSQMLQYVFRTQPRVFEEQARQNLAISKLYKKLTDDIRISEEITRQEYEKINEQIDLYYIAAIPADFIKEVNASEEGLKGYFTKNPLKFKQPVSFNIEYLSLPAKDTDEEATQDKIKKLFWRLNKREDFVKVAKAFGLEIKETGFFSQTDPIPGIGWSPQIFSLIAKLKTGEFSPPIRMDKYYYILKLKERKESYIPDFLAIKDKVEEEFIRDKSQEIAQEKIENCLKKLRESYPDKSKAADFNKAADIYGLKSKSTGMFKYGGYIEGVGVSDTLFTAALSLKGKEFSQIIKMPSGFYIIRLKTKTPIDEAKFKEEKEEFAKRLLLQKKIEYFTAFIEESKRKTQAFQENRLR; this is encoded by the coding sequence ATGCTTAAGAAATTACGCCATAAGAAAACAGCGAAAAAAATCTGGATTGTCCTCATACTCCTGATTGTGCCGGCATTCGTATTCTGGGGTTTCGGCAGTTTTATGCGTAACAAACAGGAAGCTACTTATGTCGGAATAATCTACGGCAAGAAGATAACGCCCCTGCAATATAAAGACGCCCTGGATGCGGTAAAAAACCAGGCAATCATCCAATTCGGGGATAATCTCTCAGAAATAGAAAAAAATCTCAACCTGGAATCTCAGGCCTGGGAAAGATTGATTTTGTTGGCCGAGGCAAAAAAACGAAAAATAAACGCAAGCGATAAAGAGGTTGTGGAATTAATCCAGGGCTATCCCTTCTTCCTGGATAAAAACGGGCGCTTTAATAATCAGGTATACTCCCAGATGCTGCAGTATGTCTTCCGCACCCAGCCGCGCGTTTTTGAAGAACAGGCCCGGCAAAACCTGGCTATCTCAAAACTTTACAAAAAACTTACCGACGATATACGCATATCCGAGGAAATAACCAGGCAAGAATACGAAAAAATAAACGAACAGATAGACCTGTATTATATTGCCGCTATACCGGCTGATTTTATAAAAGAGGTAAATGCCTCTGAAGAAGGCTTAAAAGGTTATTTCACAAAAAATCCCCTTAAATTCAAGCAGCCTGTTTCTTTTAATATAGAATACCTCTCTTTGCCCGCCAAAGATACAGACGAAGAGGCAACGCAGGATAAAATCAAGAAACTCTTCTGGCGCTTAAATAAAAGGGAAGATTTCGTAAAAGTAGCCAAAGCGTTTGGCCTGGAAATAAAGGAAACCGGATTTTTTAGCCAGACAGACCCTATCCCCGGTATTGGCTGGTCGCCGCAAATCTTCAGTTTGATTGCGAAATTAAAAACAGGAGAATTTTCACCGCCTATACGTATGGATAAATACTATTACATATTAAAACTGAAAGAAAGGAAAGAATCTTATATACCTGATTTCTTAGCGATAAAAGACAAAGTAGAAGAAGAATTTATCAGAGATAAATCGCAGGAAATCGCGCAAGAAAAAATAGAAAATTGCCTGAAAAAACTGCGGGAGTCATACCCGGATAAATCCAAGGCTGCGGATTTCAATAAAGCAGCTGATATTTATGGTTTAAAATCAAAATCGACCGGTATGTTTAAGTATGGCGGTTATATAGAGGGGGTCGGCGTATCGGATACTCTTTTTACTGCTGCTTTAAGCCTAAAAGGAAAAGAATTCAGCCAGATTATCAAGATGCCTTCGGGTTTTTATATCATCAGATTAAAAACAAAAACCCCTATTGATGAGGCTAAATTTAAAGAAGAAAAAGAAGAATTTGCTAAAAGATTATTGCTGCAGAAAAAAATAGAATACTTCACCGCGTTCATTGAGGAATCAAAGAGAAAAACGCAGGCGTTCCAAGAAAATCGCCTTCGGTAA
- a CDS encoding prepilin-type N-terminal cleavage/methylation domain-containing protein, translating to MTLIIRKGFTLVEVLLAIFILGLGMVTSYNLFPLGLQSLSYARRLNEVYFLAEKKMEELKSQPNIGLGETSGKEKDLLWTIYTKSLKLQEGVELIYVELDIDLIFMGRTERQRFVTYLP from the coding sequence ATGACACTAATTATCAGAAAGGGTTTTACTTTAGTTGAAGTCCTACTTGCCATATTTATCCTGGGATTAGGCATGGTTACTTCTTATAACCTTTTCCCCCTTGGCTTGCAATCCTTATCCTATGCCCGCCGGCTTAATGAGGTTTATTTCCTTGCTGAAAAGAAAATGGAAGAACTGAAGTCACAGCCGAACATAGGGCTTGGCGAGACAAGCGGTAAAGAAAAAGATTTGCTCTGGACTATCTATACTAAATCCTTGAAATTACAGGAAGGCGTAGAGTTGATTTATGTTGAATTAGATATAGACCTTATTTTTATGGGTAGGACAGAAAGACAGAGGTTCGTGACTTATCTTCCTTAA
- the porB gene encoding pyruvate synthase subunit PorB, with amino-acid sequence MENNPLFKPGHTACAGCGQSLGARLVIEAAGSNTVVVNNTGCLEVFSTKYPETAWNVPWIHSLFENAAAVASGVEAALIYLGKKDTTNVIAQAGDGGTADIGLQALSGMLERGHDILYVCYDNEAYMNTGVQRSGLTPFHTNTTTSPTGSKSQGNIRPKKPMPEIANAHGIPYVATASVGFPQDLQRKVKKAISIKGPKYIQIHVPCPLGWRHETNLTYQIAKLAVETGLYPLIEYENGQLTAVRKVTQPKPVEEYLKPQGRFKHILANPEEIRKIQEIADNNIKKYNLKAET; translated from the coding sequence ATGGAGAATAACCCTTTGTTTAAACCCGGGCATACTGCCTGCGCAGGTTGCGGGCAGTCTTTAGGGGCGCGTTTAGTCATCGAGGCTGCCGGCAGTAATACTGTGGTGGTCAATAACACCGGATGCCTGGAGGTATTTTCTACCAAGTATCCCGAGACAGCTTGGAATGTGCCTTGGATTCATTCCCTTTTTGAGAATGCCGCAGCAGTCGCCTCCGGAGTAGAGGCAGCCCTTATCTATTTAGGCAAAAAAGATACTACTAATGTGATTGCCCAGGCAGGCGACGGCGGCACAGCCGATATCGGCCTGCAGGCGCTATCCGGGATGTTAGAGCGCGGGCATGATATCTTGTATGTCTGTTATGACAACGAGGCCTATATGAATACCGGCGTGCAGCGCAGCGGCCTGACGCCATTTCATACCAATACTACTACCAGCCCCACGGGCAGCAAATCTCAGGGCAATATCCGTCCCAAAAAACCCATGCCGGAGATCGCCAATGCCCACGGCATACCTTATGTGGCTACTGCTTCTGTCGGATTTCCCCAGGACCTGCAGCGTAAGGTAAAAAAAGCCATATCCATCAAAGGCCCTAAATATATCCAGATACACGTGCCCTGTCCTCTGGGCTGGCGCCATGAGACTAACCTGACCTATCAAATCGCTAAGCTTGCGGTAGAGACGGGTTTATATCCTTTGATTGAATACGAAAATGGCCAATTGACAGCGGTGCGTAAGGTTACACAGCCTAAGCCCGTAGAGGAATACCTTAAACCCCAGGGCAGGTTTAAACATATATTAGCTAACCCTGAAGAAATAAGGAAGATTCAGGAGATCGCGGATAATAACATTAAGAAATATAATCTAAAAGCCGAAACTTAA